A genomic stretch from Sulfurimonas sediminis includes:
- a CDS encoding ATP-dependent helicase, with protein sequence MEKIFNHLNESQAAAVKQTEGPVLILAGAGSGKTTTIISRLAYLIEVVGIPASNTLTLTFTNKAAKEMKERSLSMIENVAYPPLLCTFHKFGLLFLKFNIHLLKRANNFVVIDTDDKKRIIKKINSELPTPLIASEISRYKNSLMTPDDAYKQTELFSYKQIAEVFAEYEKYLLENNLVDFDDLIALTYKLLDENPELAKATSQKYQYIMIDEYQDTNELQFKLLQKLCTVHNNLCVVGDDDQSIYGWRGAHIRNIMEFDQDFSGTHVFKLEENYRSRAPILKVANALIEHNRSRLGKKLIATRGNGDDVTTLNSNDENEEARKVAAKIEKLLESGVRAREIAILYRVNVLSRSVEEGLNRYGINYKLVGGLRFYDRAEIKDLISYIRVITNHHDDFSLKRIVNKPKRGLGKASLDKIELAAQKKGTSIYEYITQAPMEELEGLVRKKNAATLKEFAKNIQEVAGIAQASTYEFIDALEETFSLKDIYKNMQDGQERILNIDEFYGLFRDFVKKSPQSSLDEFLNELTLQSEQDQVEGESIYMMSIHASKGLEFEHVFVIGMEEGFLPLTGDGSDLEEERRLGYVAFTRAKETLTLCHAGSRFYKGRRSDLEKSRFFNEAGLCKGSLKCEKNTAFKKGDLVRHKIFGTGRIIGVSKSGREFKLKINFAGTKRDILASFVEKL encoded by the coding sequence ATGGAAAAAATTTTTAATCATTTAAATGAGTCTCAAGCAGCAGCAGTAAAGCAAACAGAAGGACCTGTCCTGATTCTTGCAGGAGCGGGGAGCGGAAAGACGACAACAATTATTTCACGCCTGGCGTATCTTATTGAGGTTGTGGGGATTCCCGCTTCAAATACGCTTACCCTGACGTTTACAAACAAAGCTGCAAAAGAGATGAAGGAGCGTTCTCTCTCTATGATAGAAAATGTCGCCTATCCTCCTCTTCTTTGTACCTTTCACAAGTTTGGACTTCTTTTTTTAAAATTCAATATACATCTTCTCAAGAGAGCCAATAATTTTGTTGTGATAGATACAGATGATAAAAAGAGAATCATTAAAAAAATAAATTCCGAGCTGCCGACACCGCTGATAGCGAGTGAAATTTCCAGATACAAAAACTCTTTAATGACTCCTGATGATGCCTACAAGCAGACTGAACTGTTCAGTTACAAGCAGATTGCCGAAGTTTTTGCAGAGTATGAAAAATATTTACTCGAAAACAATCTTGTTGATTTTGATGATCTCATCGCGCTTACCTATAAACTTTTGGATGAAAATCCTGAGTTGGCAAAGGCTACCTCTCAGAAATATCAGTACATTATGATTGACGAGTATCAGGATACAAACGAACTGCAGTTTAAGCTCTTGCAAAAACTTTGTACAGTACATAACAATCTGTGTGTAGTCGGTGATGACGATCAGAGTATATACGGCTGGCGTGGTGCGCATATTCGCAATATTATGGAGTTTGACCAGGATTTTTCAGGCACACATGTCTTTAAACTCGAAGAGAACTACCGTTCACGTGCGCCGATTTTAAAAGTTGCCAATGCGCTTATCGAGCACAACCGGTCCCGTTTGGGAAAAAAGCTCATAGCAACGCGTGGCAACGGGGATGATGTGACAACACTCAATTCAAATGATGAAAACGAAGAGGCAAGAAAAGTTGCCGCAAAGATAGAAAAACTGCTTGAGAGCGGGGTACGTGCCAGAGAAATAGCTATTTTGTACCGTGTCAATGTTTTGTCACGTTCTGTAGAGGAAGGTTTGAACCGTTACGGGATTAACTATAAACTTGTGGGTGGTTTGCGATTTTATGACCGGGCAGAGATAAAAGACCTTATTTCTTATATCAGGGTGATTACAAATCATCATGATGACTTCTCTTTGAAACGTATAGTCAACAAGCCAAAACGCGGACTGGGTAAAGCAAGTTTGGATAAAATTGAACTCGCAGCTCAGAAAAAGGGAACTTCTATTTATGAATATATCACTCAGGCACCCATGGAAGAACTTGAAGGCTTGGTCAGAAAGAAAAATGCTGCAACGCTCAAAGAGTTTGCTAAAAACATTCAAGAGGTTGCCGGTATCGCACAAGCGTCTACTTATGAGTTTATAGATGCACTGGAAGAAACTTTTTCTTTGAAAGATATCTATAAAAACATGCAAGACGGACAGGAAAGAATTCTCAATATAGATGAGTTTTACGGTCTTTTTAGAGATTTTGTAAAAAAATCACCACAGAGTTCTTTGGATGAGTTTTTAAATGAACTGACGCTGCAAAGTGAACAGGACCAGGTGGAGGGGGAGAGTATCTATATGATGAGTATACATGCCTCCAAAGGTTTGGAGTTTGAACATGTTTTTGTTATAGGAATGGAAGAGGGCTTTTTGCCACTGACAGGAGACGGAAGTGATTTGGAAGAAGAGAGACGATTGGGATATGTTGCGTTTACCCGTGCGAAAGAGACCTTGACGCTTTGCCATGCCGGAAGCAGATTTTACAAAGGACGCAGAAGTGATTTGGAAAAAAGCCGTTTTTTCAATGAAGCCGGACTTTGCAAAGGTTCTTTAAAGTGTGAAAAAAACACAGCATTTAAAAAAGGTGATCTGGTACGGCATAAAATTTTTGGAACGGGGCGCATTATCGGTGTGAGTAAGTCGGGAAGAGAGTTTAAACTCAAGATTAATTTTGCAGGAACAAAACGCGATATTCTTGCATCATTTGTAGAGAAATTATGA
- the csrA gene encoding carbon storage regulator CsrA — protein sequence MLVLARKADESIIIGDNIVVKIISVENGVVKLGIDAPKEVAIIRNELIEEVKASNQAASMETVNEDDIVSLNKILGK from the coding sequence ATGTTAGTACTTGCAAGAAAAGCAGATGAATCTATAATAATCGGTGACAATATTGTTGTCAAGATTATTTCCGTAGAAAACGGTGTTGTAAAACTTGGCATTGATGCACCAAAAGAGGTTGCCATTATAAGAAATGAGCTTATAGAAGAGGTCAAGGCAAGTAACCAGGCGGCTTCTATGGAAACTGTGAATGAAGATGACATTGTCTCTTTGAATAAAATACTGGGAAAATAA
- a CDS encoding low molecular weight protein-tyrosine-phosphatase, with protein MKSVIFVCLGNICRSPLAEGIAKKIAQEHKIDIKIDSAGTGDWHIGEPPCEGSIKVAQMHGIDISHLRARQFTKEDIDLYELIVVLDENNRVHVKKLGAKNIEKLGCFAFNCQDVPDPYFFDGFDGFLEVYKMIEVCVNNLFSVKLLQEEK; from the coding sequence ATGAAATCCGTTATATTTGTTTGTCTTGGCAATATCTGCCGTTCTCCGTTGGCAGAGGGGATTGCCAAAAAAATAGCACAAGAACATAAAATAGATATAAAAATAGACTCTGCAGGGACAGGAGACTGGCATATCGGCGAGCCCCCGTGTGAGGGTTCAATCAAGGTGGCACAAATGCACGGCATAGATATAAGTCATTTGAGGGCGAGACAGTTTACAAAAGAAGATATTGATTTATATGAGTTGATAGTTGTACTTGATGAAAACAACAGGGTGCATGTTAAGAAACTGGGTGCCAAAAATATAGAAAAACTGGGATGTTTTGCATTTAACTGTCAGGATGTTCCCGATCCCTATTTTTTTGACGGATTTGACGGATTTTTGGAAGTCTATAAAATGATAGAAGTTTGTGTAAATAATCTTTTTAGTGTAAAATTACTTCAAGAGGAAAAATAA
- a CDS encoding LysR family transcriptional regulator — MLKDFAKLHTFLMVIKEKSFSKASAKLGISQPAVTQQIKFIEDYLDTKIVDRKKNGIILTKEGEDLYRIALRLEKAIHSSEKELLKIINKEFTFVMGSSFAIGNYVLPNYLSEIKKRINNEVFMNVDLSSNIIDQLEDKKIDVALIESPVFRDGVIYREWVEDELVVFSNQPMKKHLSADDLLDFDWICRNEDSHTRRLTSEVFEEMGVQCNNFNVIGVLASPTSIKESILHADKNAERPLVSIMSRHVIKSEIENGTLYEARLKNHKITRSFYIAYMKDRKHDAFVDNVVNYLLSLNRV, encoded by the coding sequence ATGTTAAAAGATTTTGCGAAATTACACACGTTTTTGATGGTTATAAAAGAGAAAAGCTTCTCTAAAGCATCAGCAAAACTTGGGATTTCCCAACCCGCTGTCACACAGCAAATCAAGTTCATTGAAGATTATCTTGATACGAAAATAGTTGATAGAAAGAAAAACGGAATTATCCTCACAAAAGAGGGTGAAGATCTATACAGAATCGCTTTAAGACTTGAAAAAGCTATACACAGCAGTGAAAAAGAGTTGTTGAAAATCATCAACAAAGAGTTCACTTTTGTCATGGGTTCTTCTTTTGCAATCGGTAATTATGTGCTTCCGAATTATCTCAGTGAAATAAAAAAACGCATCAACAATGAAGTTTTTATGAATGTGGATCTCTCTTCAAACATTATCGATCAGCTTGAAGATAAAAAGATCGATGTAGCCCTCATCGAATCTCCTGTTTTCAGAGATGGTGTCATTTACAGAGAATGGGTAGAAGATGAATTAGTCGTTTTTTCAAACCAGCCGATGAAAAAACATCTCAGTGCAGATGATTTACTCGATTTTGACTGGATTTGTCGTAATGAAGACTCCCACACAAGAAGACTGACATCAGAAGTTTTTGAAGAGATGGGAGTGCAGTGTAATAATTTCAATGTTATCGGTGTTCTTGCCAGTCCGACTTCCATCAAGGAGTCTATTTTACATGCAGATAAAAACGCAGAACGACCGCTTGTCTCCATTATGTCCCGTCATGTCATCAAGTCAGAAATTGAAAACGGCACACTTTATGAAGCCAGACTGAAAAACCATAAAATTACAAGAAGTTTTTACATAGCCTATATGAAAGACAGAAAACATGACGCTTTTGTCGACAATGTAGTCAATTACCTACTCTCTCTTAACAGAGTGTAG
- a CDS encoding outer membrane protein assembly factor BamD — MKSKFSFVFALSFIILFTSCSKEVDEYNKPAVYWYGKIVESISSGNIDKADDYYSSLQGEHIGSPLLPEATMILAIAHMHNEEYLLTEHFLNEYVRRYANANEREFAEFLKIKAKYLALPNPRRDQGLILEAIKNAKTFKQNYPHSTYYSLVDTMLTNLYLADASLNKEIVDLYTRLDKPESAAYYRTLRVEPWIKWDEVERAKIPWYREVFEGDGTSSWYAFMIPDTQSVVSRNTIKSDNNKTK; from the coding sequence ATGAAATCAAAATTCTCTTTTGTATTTGCTCTCTCTTTTATCATTTTATTTACTTCGTGTTCAAAAGAGGTGGACGAATATAACAAGCCGGCTGTTTACTGGTATGGCAAAATTGTGGAGTCTATTTCATCCGGAAATATTGACAAAGCGGATGACTACTATTCCTCTTTGCAGGGGGAGCATATCGGGTCGCCTCTTTTGCCTGAGGCAACCATGATTCTTGCAATTGCGCATATGCACAATGAAGAGTATCTGCTTACTGAACACTTTTTAAATGAATATGTCAGAAGATATGCAAATGCGAATGAGAGAGAATTCGCGGAATTTTTAAAAATCAAAGCAAAATATTTGGCCCTTCCAAATCCAAGACGTGATCAAGGACTTATACTTGAGGCCATAAAAAATGCTAAAACATTCAAGCAAAATTATCCGCACTCTACGTACTACTCTTTGGTAGATACAATGCTGACAAATTTATATCTTGCTGATGCCTCTTTAAATAAGGAGATTGTCGATTTGTATACCAGACTTGACAAACCGGAATCGGCAGCATATTATCGCACCTTAAGAGTAGAACCATGGATAAAATGGGATGAGGTTGAACGTGCAAAAATACCATGGTACAGAGAAGTATTTGAGGGAGACGGCACATCCAGTTGGTATGCTTTTATGATCCCCGATACACAGAGTGTTGTCTCTAGAAATACAATTAAATCAGATAATAATAAAACAAAATAA
- the cysK gene encoding cysteine synthase A: protein MKIAKNITELVGNTPLIRLNEASKLTGAVILGKCEFMNPTSSVKDRIGFNMIRRGIESGRIGANTTIIEPTSGNTGIALAANCAAQNLKLILTMPESMSVERRNLLKALGAELVLTPAAKGMNGAIQKAVEIQANTQNSIILQQFENPANPEIHEITTAQEILRDTEEKLDAFVAAVGTGGTLTGTSKVLKEHIADIAVFAVEPEASAILSGESPAPHKIQGIGAGFVPAILDTSCYSEVIKVSNEDAIATARMLAKKEGLLVGISSGANVYAAMQVASREEFKGKTIVTVLCDTGERYLSTELFSE from the coding sequence ATGAAAATTGCAAAAAATATAACCGAATTAGTAGGCAACACGCCATTGATAAGGCTGAATGAGGCATCAAAGCTGACAGGTGCTGTGATATTGGGAAAATGTGAGTTTATGAATCCGACAAGTTCGGTCAAAGACAGAATAGGGTTCAATATGATCCGCCGGGGTATAGAATCAGGACGTATTGGGGCAAATACTACGATTATTGAACCTACAAGCGGAAATACAGGAATTGCACTGGCAGCAAACTGTGCAGCTCAAAATTTGAAACTTATTTTAACGATGCCTGAGTCTATGAGCGTAGAGAGAAGAAACCTGCTCAAGGCTTTAGGCGCTGAACTGGTGCTGACTCCGGCTGCAAAAGGGATGAACGGAGCCATTCAAAAAGCAGTGGAAATTCAGGCAAATACACAGAATTCTATAATTTTACAACAGTTTGAAAATCCGGCAAATCCGGAGATACATGAAATCACAACGGCACAGGAAATTCTCCGTGACACAGAGGAGAAGCTGGATGCTTTTGTGGCAGCTGTAGGAACAGGCGGAACACTTACCGGAACTTCGAAGGTCCTAAAAGAACATATTGCAGATATTGCTGTTTTTGCAGTGGAGCCTGAAGCTTCGGCAATTCTCTCAGGAGAGAGCCCGGCTCCACATAAAATTCAGGGAATAGGCGCAGGTTTTGTTCCTGCAATTTTAGATACCTCCTGTTACAGTGAAGTGATAAAAGTGAGTAATGAAGATGCCATAGCAACAGCCAGAATGCTGGCAAAAAAAGAGGGATTGCTTGTAGGTATATCTTCCGGGGCAAATGTATATGCTGCCATGCAGGTGGCTTCACGGGAGGAATTCAAAGGCAAAACGATTGTGACCGTTTTATGCGACACGGGAGAAAGGTACTTAAGTACAGAACTTTTCAGTGAATAA
- a CDS encoding 4-(cytidine 5'-diphospho)-2-C-methyl-D-erythritol kinase — translation MKKYRAYAKVNVFLKITGKREEYHEIVSRFMRVDDLYDVLSFVSKKNVQAKANEFKILGDFDCTTTQNSIYKAYKALKEATKNQALEELMRTYAVSVEKHIPAYAGLGGGSSDAATYLKMCNEVLHLGLSLNELAQIGLRVGADVPFFIYGYNSANVSGIGEVVEAFDEEPLVFDICTPAVKISTPKVYQAYRRDFYAPIDGFQAEALKKKSSLEIFNTMHANEANDLFAPALQEYEELAQYYQDGYYFSGSGSSFFKLKEEKYNG, via the coding sequence ATGAAAAAGTACAGGGCGTATGCCAAAGTAAATGTTTTTTTAAAAATTACAGGCAAAAGAGAAGAGTACCATGAAATAGTATCACGATTCATGCGAGTTGATGACTTGTATGATGTCCTCTCGTTTGTTTCGAAAAAAAATGTTCAGGCAAAAGCGAATGAGTTTAAAATACTTGGCGATTTTGATTGTACCACAACGCAAAACAGTATTTATAAAGCGTATAAGGCATTGAAGGAGGCTACAAAAAATCAGGCACTTGAAGAGCTTATGAGAACGTATGCCGTGAGCGTTGAAAAACACATTCCTGCATATGCCGGTCTTGGCGGAGGCAGCAGTGATGCGGCGACCTATTTGAAAATGTGCAATGAAGTTTTGCATTTGGGTCTGAGTCTGAATGAACTGGCCCAGATAGGTTTACGTGTAGGGGCGGATGTGCCGTTTTTTATTTATGGATACAACAGTGCCAATGTCAGTGGTATAGGTGAAGTGGTAGAAGCCTTTGATGAGGAGCCGCTTGTTTTTGATATTTGTACCCCTGCGGTAAAAATCAGTACACCAAAAGTCTATCAGGCCTACAGAAGAGACTTCTATGCACCGATAGACGGATTTCAGGCCGAGGCATTGAAAAAAAAGTCCTCCTTGGAAATTTTCAATACAATGCATGCCAATGAAGCAAATGATCTGTTTGCTCCTGCCTTGCAGGAGTATGAAGAGTTGGCACAATATTATCAGGACGGTTACTATTTCAGCGGAAGCGGAAGCAGTTTTTTTAAATTAAAAGAAGAGAAATACAATGGGTGA
- the truB gene encoding tRNA pseudouridine(55) synthase TruB — protein MNRLFVAYKPSGVGSNKYLYSLKKKYNNKKAGFAGTLDPFAKGVLLVGFGSHTKLFRFLNKTPKRYKATLWLGAKSDTLDTEMIEEVVLPEPLHVKEIEAVLSSLEGELEYKPPIFSAKRINGQRAYDLARAGKEVVLNTINSTVYEMKLIHYCHPFVTFEASVSEGTYIRSLGEMIAHRLGIAHGSLSMLERLNEGQFVYEDEKPLNIKESLNIAQNYYLGAPENVRYGRVLALKDLQLQDEGSYWLDNGESISIITVQNGKVKYELGRIEC, from the coding sequence ATGAATCGTCTTTTTGTTGCATACAAACCTTCGGGGGTAGGCTCAAACAAATATCTTTACAGTCTGAAAAAGAAGTATAACAACAAAAAAGCAGGTTTTGCCGGAACACTGGATCCTTTTGCCAAAGGCGTGCTTTTGGTGGGTTTTGGCTCACATACGAAACTTTTTAGATTTTTGAACAAAACACCTAAAAGATACAAAGCGACTTTGTGGCTTGGTGCAAAGAGCGATACCCTTGATACAGAGATGATAGAAGAAGTTGTACTTCCTGAACCTTTACATGTAAAGGAGATTGAAGCGGTGCTTTCATCTTTAGAGGGAGAGTTAGAGTATAAACCACCTATTTTCAGTGCAAAACGGATAAACGGACAGCGTGCGTATGATTTGGCACGTGCGGGAAAAGAGGTTGTTCTCAACACCATCAACTCAACTGTTTATGAAATGAAACTGATTCACTACTGCCATCCCTTTGTGACCTTTGAAGCAAGTGTAAGTGAGGGAACTTATATACGCTCTTTGGGAGAGATGATCGCGCACAGACTCGGTATTGCCCATGGAAGTTTAAGTATGCTTGAACGACTGAATGAAGGACAGTTTGTTTATGAGGATGAAAAGCCTCTGAATATCAAAGAGTCTTTAAATATTGCACAGAACTATTACCTGGGAGCGCCTGAGAATGTGCGGTATGGAAGAGTTCTTGCTTTAAAAGATTTACAACTGCAGGATGAGGGCAGCTATTGGCTGGATAACGGAGAAAGCATTTCCATAATTACAGTCCAAAACGGCAAAGTAAAATATGAATTAGGCAGGATAGAATGTTAG
- a CDS encoding aminotransferase class IV family protein, translated as MNKIQYLETIKAVDAKLFHLAYHQKRLEKTVGHSGIILEDILHPPASGFFRCRVVYDGEKYKVTYHQYKKKSIQTLKLVYDNEIEYCKKYYDRSKIERLLQKKSFCDDILIVKNSLITDTSIANIAFKYKDEWITPKSPLLEGTTRARLLESGKIREDDISVDDLKRFKQLALMNAMIDFDIIPNENIRDIIC; from the coding sequence GTGAATAAAATTCAATATTTAGAAACAATAAAAGCAGTTGATGCAAAACTGTTTCATCTTGCATACCATCAAAAACGGCTTGAGAAAACAGTTGGGCATTCCGGTATTATATTGGAAGATATTTTGCATCCTCCCGCATCAGGATTTTTCCGGTGCAGGGTTGTTTATGATGGCGAAAAATACAAAGTAACATACCATCAGTATAAAAAAAAGAGTATTCAAACCCTGAAGCTTGTTTATGATAATGAGATAGAGTATTGCAAAAAATATTATGACAGAAGCAAAATAGAGAGGCTGTTGCAAAAAAAATCTTTTTGTGATGACATACTTATTGTAAAAAATTCTCTTATTACAGATACATCCATTGCCAATATCGCTTTTAAATATAAAGATGAATGGATAACACCAAAAAGCCCTTTGCTTGAGGGAACGACCAGAGCAAGGTTGCTCGAGAGCGGGAAAATCAGAGAAGATGATATATCTGTAGATGATCTAAAGCGTTTTAAACAGCTTGCACTGATGAATGCTATGATAGATTTTGATATAATACCAAATGAAAATATAAGGGATATAATTTGTTAG
- the lon gene encoding endopeptidase La has protein sequence MKLSNYGEFPADIPVIAEDELFLYPFMISPLFLSDEKNIKAATKAIENNSLVIVCPTKPGHEGEREYDALYDAGVVGSIMRKVSLPDGRVKVLFQGLARAKSLYKVAEDPLIAHVDVMQSTEVDSLKIDAILEVVREKVRALAAVSNYFPPDLLRTIEENHDHNRIIDLICSTVKLKKEQAYKLFVETDTEKRFLDLIDLLIDEIEANKLQREIRSKVHTHIEKVNKEYFLKEQLKQIQKELGTDTSREEEIEEYRKKLEAKKKKMGEDAYKEISKQLERFARMHPDSSDASMTQTYLDWALDLPFGALAKKPLRIESVEEQLNKDHFSLEKPKERIVEYFAVKELLELRGVSAKKSAGAILCFSGPPGVGKTSLANSIATALKRPLIRIALGGLEDVNELRGHRRTYVGAMPGRIAQGLIDAKKMNPVIVLDEIDKITRSQRGDPTAALLEILDPEQNSEFRDYYLNFDLDLSNVIFIATANDVGRIPAPLRDRMEFITLSSYTPQEKFEIARRYLLPQEIKKHGLKKSELSISKPALKELIHSYTREAGVRNLRRRIAEMARKAAMELLKHSDITKVSVTLKNLKQFFDKSVFEIEKTDKVPVVGVVNGLAWTAVGGDVLRIESIRIKGKGNLQLTGSLGDVMKESARIAMSVVKTLIDKRKLRISQDNIPLTFKEKEEIIEVDPSEVYKRYDLHVHVPDGATPKDGPSAGIAMVTVISSILGSYKVRSDVAMTGEVSLTGDVLPIGGLKEKLIAAYKADMTKALIPAKNYERDLEDIPKEVREALEIVPVKRVEEVLKQVLV, from the coding sequence ATGAAATTAAGCAACTACGGAGAATTTCCTGCTGATATCCCGGTGATAGCAGAAGATGAACTTTTTTTATATCCTTTTATGATTTCACCACTCTTTTTAAGTGATGAAAAAAATATTAAGGCGGCAACAAAGGCTATTGAAAACAATTCTTTGGTGATAGTCTGCCCGACTAAGCCTGGACATGAAGGTGAAAGAGAGTATGACGCGCTGTATGATGCAGGTGTAGTAGGCTCAATTATGCGTAAAGTTTCGCTGCCTGATGGACGGGTCAAAGTACTTTTTCAAGGGCTTGCCCGTGCAAAGTCTTTATATAAAGTTGCAGAAGATCCGCTTATCGCCCATGTAGATGTAATGCAGTCAACAGAGGTTGATTCTTTAAAAATTGATGCGATACTTGAAGTTGTTCGTGAAAAAGTGAGAGCTTTGGCTGCTGTAAGCAACTACTTCCCGCCTGACCTTTTACGAACGATAGAAGAAAATCATGATCACAATCGTATCATTGATCTGATATGCTCAACAGTAAAACTCAAAAAAGAGCAGGCCTATAAGCTTTTTGTCGAAACTGATACAGAAAAAAGATTTTTGGATCTTATCGATCTGTTGATTGATGAGATAGAAGCAAATAAGCTTCAGCGTGAAATTCGTTCAAAAGTGCATACACATATAGAAAAAGTCAACAAAGAGTACTTTTTAAAAGAGCAGCTCAAACAGATTCAAAAAGAACTCGGAACAGATACATCCCGAGAAGAAGAGATAGAAGAGTACAGAAAAAAATTAGAAGCCAAAAAGAAGAAAATGGGAGAAGATGCATACAAAGAGATAAGCAAGCAGCTAGAACGCTTTGCCCGCATGCACCCGGATTCTTCGGATGCTTCCATGACGCAGACATATCTTGACTGGGCTTTGGATCTTCCTTTTGGTGCTTTGGCAAAGAAACCGCTTCGCATAGAGAGTGTGGAAGAACAGCTCAACAAAGACCACTTTTCGCTAGAAAAACCAAAAGAGAGAATTGTGGAGTACTTTGCAGTAAAAGAACTGCTTGAACTGCGTGGTGTTTCAGCGAAAAAAAGTGCCGGAGCGATATTGTGTTTTTCGGGTCCTCCGGGTGTCGGAAAGACTTCTCTTGCAAACTCTATAGCAACTGCACTCAAGCGTCCGCTCATCCGAATAGCACTGGGTGGTCTTGAAGATGTAAATGAATTACGCGGGCACCGCCGTACTTATGTCGGGGCTATGCCGGGACGCATAGCACAGGGGCTTATAGATGCGAAAAAAATGAATCCTGTGATAGTGCTTGATGAGATTGATAAAATTACCCGCTCGCAAAGAGGAGATCCGACTGCAGCTCTTTTAGAGATTTTGGATCCTGAACAAAACAGCGAGTTTCGGGATTATTATCTCAATTTTGATTTGGATCTGAGCAATGTAATTTTTATAGCAACGGCAAATGATGTCGGGCGTATTCCTGCTCCTTTGCGTGACAGAATGGAATTTATCACATTGAGTTCTTATACGCCACAGGAAAAGTTTGAGATAGCCCGCCGTTATCTGTTGCCGCAGGAGATTAAAAAACACGGACTCAAAAAATCAGAACTCAGCATTTCAAAGCCGGCACTAAAAGAGTTGATACACAGTTATACGCGTGAAGCAGGTGTCAGAAACCTGCGCCGCCGTATAGCCGAAATGGCGAGAAAAGCAGCAATGGAACTGTTAAAACACAGTGATATTACAAAAGTATCAGTCACACTGAAAAACTTAAAACAGTTTTTCGATAAAAGCGTCTTTGAGATTGAAAAAACAGACAAAGTACCTGTTGTCGGTGTAGTCAATGGACTGGCATGGACTGCTGTAGGCGGAGATGTTTTACGAATAGAGAGTATCCGTATCAAAGGCAAAGGCAATCTACAGCTTACAGGCAGTCTGGGTGATGTTATGAAAGAGTCTGCAAGAATTGCAATGAGTGTTGTAAAAACACTCATTGACAAACGAAAGCTGAGAATTTCACAGGACAACATTCCGCTTACTTTCAAAGAAAAAGAAGAGATTATAGAGGTGGATCCGAGTGAGGTTTACAAGCGGTATGACTTACATGTACATGTACCGGACGGTGCAACGCCCAAAGACGGACCAAGTGCGGGTATAGCCATGGTAACAGTCATCTCTTCCATTCTTGGTTCATATAAAGTACGTTCAGATGTTGCAATGACAGGAGAGGTTTCTTTGACAGGAGATGTTTTACCTATCGGCGGATTAAAAGAGAAGCTTATCGCTGCATATAAAGCCGATATGACCAAGGCTTTGATTCCTGCAAAAAATTATGAAAGAGATTTGGAAGATATTCCAAAAGAAGTAAGAGAAGCACTTGAGATTGTACCGGTTAAACGGGTAGAAGAGGTGTTAAAACAGGTTCTTGTGTAG
- a CDS encoding YaiI/YqxD family protein: protein MLKIYIDGDAFPNLLKPIILRQIEKYGIKTYVFANKKINIGKSKNIEYIIVDAGADEADNKIVQRVHSGDLVITADIPLADRVIDKNAHAIDHRGELYSKDNIKQYLAMRNLMESIREMGEITQGPKPFGSKDAELFANQLNMFLQKYMR from the coding sequence TTGCTCAAAATTTATATAGACGGTGATGCCTTTCCAAACCTTTTAAAACCGATAATTTTGCGTCAAATAGAAAAATACGGCATAAAAACCTATGTGTTTGCAAATAAAAAAATCAATATCGGAAAATCAAAAAATATAGAGTACATTATTGTGGATGCAGGTGCAGATGAGGCTGACAATAAAATTGTACAAAGAGTGCATTCTGGGGATTTGGTGATTACTGCAGATATTCCTTTGGCAGACAGAGTTATAGATAAAAATGCCCATGCAATAGATCACAGAGGTGAACTTTACAGCAAAGACAACATCAAACAGTATCTTGCAATGCGGAATCTCATGGAGAGCATCAGAGAAATGGGAGAGATAACGCAAGGCCCGAAGCCTTTTGGTTCAAAAGATGCCGAACTTTTTGCAAATCAGTTAAATATGTTTTTGCAAAAATATATGCGATGA